In a genomic window of Cytobacillus sp. FSL H8-0458:
- the pepF gene encoding oligoendopeptidase F, giving the protein MVQTAITRLKRYEVPKERTWKVEDLFALKEDWQQEMRNIEEDLAVFEQFKGKLHEGPQVLLGCLSAQEKLSIRLVQAGTYASLRQSEDGTDSDNQANSSLMASLRAKAASALSFIDSELLSLPDGLIEKYINEESGLEPFRNGLTELLETKRHRLSPDTEEALAALGEVFGAPYNIYQAGKLADMPFASFNDSKGIELPNSFALYEDRYEFSPDTTIRRNAYASFTDSLENYKNTFASAYSAEVKKQVAFSKLRKYSSVTQMLLDSQHVTEEMYNNQLDIIQKELAPHMRRYAQLKKKVLGLDKMLFCDLKAPLDPEFNPETTFEKASEVILEALEVMGPEYTEIVQKGLTERWVDLADNVGKSTGAFCASPYGSHPFILITWTDTMRGAFVLAHELGHAGHFYLANKYQRIMNTRPSTYFVEAPSTLNELLLGQHLMAGTEDKRMKRWVILQLLGTYYHNFVTHLLEGEYQRRVYTLAERGVPLTAKTLSDQKGETLAEFWGDSVELDEKAALTWMRQPHYYMGLYPYTYSAGLTASTAMAQSIQEEGQPAVDRWLDVLKAGGTKKPLELLKSAGIDMSKPDAIRKAVSYVGTLVDELENSYV; this is encoded by the coding sequence ATGGTTCAAACAGCAATAACCCGATTAAAGCGTTATGAGGTACCTAAAGAGCGTACATGGAAAGTGGAGGATTTATTTGCGTTGAAGGAAGATTGGCAGCAAGAGATGAGAAATATTGAAGAGGATCTTGCCGTTTTTGAGCAATTCAAAGGAAAACTCCATGAAGGTCCCCAGGTGTTACTTGGCTGCCTTTCGGCTCAGGAAAAGCTTTCTATCCGTCTTGTCCAGGCCGGCACATATGCAAGCTTGCGCCAGTCTGAAGATGGCACAGATTCGGACAATCAGGCAAACTCATCACTAATGGCCTCTTTAAGGGCAAAAGCAGCATCCGCTCTATCGTTTATTGATTCTGAGTTATTGTCGCTGCCTGATGGTTTAATTGAAAAATACATAAACGAAGAAAGCGGCCTCGAACCGTTCAGAAACGGGCTGACAGAACTGCTGGAAACTAAGAGACACAGACTTTCTCCGGATACGGAGGAAGCGCTTGCTGCATTGGGAGAAGTATTTGGTGCTCCCTATAATATCTACCAGGCTGGAAAACTTGCTGACATGCCATTTGCCTCGTTCAATGACAGTAAAGGAATCGAATTGCCAAACTCTTTTGCTCTTTATGAGGATCGCTATGAGTTTTCGCCGGATACCACCATCAGACGGAATGCCTATGCCTCGTTTACAGATTCATTGGAAAACTACAAAAATACATTTGCTTCTGCTTATTCTGCCGAGGTGAAAAAGCAGGTTGCGTTTTCGAAGCTGAGAAAATACAGCTCAGTCACACAAATGCTTCTTGATTCCCAGCATGTAACAGAGGAAATGTACAACAATCAGCTGGACATTATCCAAAAAGAACTTGCTCCCCATATGCGCAGATATGCTCAGTTGAAGAAAAAAGTCCTGGGATTGGATAAAATGCTTTTTTGTGACCTGAAGGCCCCTCTTGATCCGGAGTTCAATCCGGAAACAACATTTGAAAAAGCATCCGAAGTCATTTTGGAGGCTCTTGAGGTAATGGGCCCGGAATATACGGAAATTGTGCAGAAAGGACTGACTGAACGCTGGGTGGATTTAGCTGATAACGTCGGTAAATCCACAGGCGCATTTTGTGCTAGTCCTTACGGGTCCCATCCATTCATCCTGATTACATGGACAGACACCATGCGGGGTGCTTTTGTTCTCGCTCATGAGCTTGGGCATGCAGGTCATTTCTATTTGGCCAATAAATATCAGCGTATAATGAATACCCGCCCTTCAACCTATTTCGTAGAAGCACCCTCAACACTTAACGAATTGCTGCTTGGCCAGCATTTAATGGCTGGTACTGAAGATAAGAGAATGAAGCGCTGGGTAATTCTTCAGCTGCTTGGAACCTACTATCACAACTTTGTTACACATCTTCTCGAAGGAGAATACCAGCGAAGAGTATACACACTTGCTGAGCGAGGGGTTCCGTTAACGGCAAAAACACTTTCAGATCAAAAAGGTGAAACACTTGCTGAATTCTGGGGTGATTCCGTTGAACTGGATGAAAAGGCAGCCTTAACGTGGATGAGACAGCCTCACTATTATATGGGACTTTACCCATATACCTATTCAGCCGGCTTGACTGCTTCCACTGCTATGGCACAAAGCATTCAGGAAGAAGGCCAGCCTGCTGTCGATCGCTGGCTTGATGTCCTAAAAGCCGGAGGAACGAAAAAACCGCTGGAATTGCTTAAGAGTGCCGGCATTGACATGTCCAAGCCAGACGCTATCCGCAAAGCAGTAAGCTATGTTGGAACATTGGTGGACGAATTGGAAAACAGCTATGTTTAA
- the yhfH gene encoding protein YhfH, which yields MIKSPVEFFRTLPKKVCPECGQTVKEQAESYLMECDRCLSKKME from the coding sequence ATGATTAAAAGTCCGGTTGAATTCTTTAGAACGCTTCCCAAAAAGGTATGTCCTGAGTGTGGCCAAACAGTAAAGGAACAGGCTGAATCATACTTAATGGAATGTGATCGCTGTCTGTCAAAGAAAATGGAATAG
- a CDS encoding erythromycin esterase family protein gives MNATKRLISAIQSEAGSLSDPSWFDRIIEAAGKAKFVLLGEASHGTSEFYSIRAEISKELIEQKGFNCIAVEGDWPSCFTVNRYVKGYAPMNPFEALKDFNRWPTWMWANEEVKQLITWIHDYNQHIEEQSQMAGFYGIDIYSLWESMDEIIKLLESKGAAELEAAKKAFSCFEPFHRKPENYGVAAEFYGDACEKEVAELLLKIKNKWEQTSNFEEESLNLLINSLVALNAENYYRAMVKGGPDDWNIRDHHMVSALEQVSEFYGKVAKVIVWEHNTHIGDARATDMKEEGLINVGQILREKYGEDQVFAIGFGTYSGTVIAAEQWGSEMQVMEVPPAQAGSWEEALQKAGPGDKVLLFTDKNRDLFTDTIGHRAIGVVYNPEYEQYGNYVPTKISLRYDSFVFIEKTNSLKPLNMPVRTL, from the coding sequence ATGAATGCAACTAAAAGGCTGATTTCAGCTATTCAATCGGAAGCAGGCTCTCTCAGCGATCCATCTTGGTTTGACCGCATTATTGAAGCTGCCGGGAAAGCGAAATTTGTTTTATTGGGAGAAGCTTCACATGGAACATCAGAATTTTATTCAATAAGAGCGGAAATATCCAAAGAGCTGATTGAACAGAAAGGGTTCAATTGTATCGCTGTGGAAGGGGACTGGCCTTCCTGCTTTACAGTTAACAGGTATGTTAAAGGGTATGCGCCTATGAACCCCTTCGAAGCACTGAAAGATTTTAACCGGTGGCCAACATGGATGTGGGCGAATGAGGAAGTAAAACAGCTGATTACCTGGATTCATGATTATAATCAGCACATTGAAGAGCAAAGCCAAATGGCGGGTTTCTATGGCATCGACATATATAGCTTATGGGAGTCTATGGATGAGATAATAAAACTTCTGGAGTCAAAGGGAGCAGCTGAGCTGGAAGCTGCTAAAAAAGCATTCTCTTGCTTTGAGCCATTTCACCGGAAGCCGGAGAATTATGGAGTGGCTGCTGAATTTTATGGAGACGCCTGCGAAAAGGAGGTTGCCGAACTCTTGCTGAAAATAAAAAACAAGTGGGAGCAAACCAGTAACTTTGAAGAGGAATCACTGAACCTTTTGATAAACAGCCTTGTTGCCCTGAATGCAGAAAACTATTATCGGGCGATGGTAAAAGGCGGTCCTGATGATTGGAATATAAGGGACCATCACATGGTAAGTGCACTGGAGCAAGTATCGGAATTTTACGGAAAAGTTGCAAAGGTTATCGTTTGGGAACACAACACACATATTGGAGATGCAAGAGCAACCGATATGAAAGAAGAGGGGCTTATAAATGTTGGGCAAATCCTCCGCGAAAAATATGGAGAAGATCAGGTTTTCGCAATAGGCTTTGGCACTTACTCAGGTACCGTTATAGCCGCCGAACAATGGGGCAGTGAAATGCAGGTTATGGAGGTGCCGCCTGCACAGGCAGGAAGCTGGGAGGAAGCCCTTCAAAAGGCTGGCCCCGGAGATAAGGTATTGCTATTCACCGATAAAAACAGAGATCTATTCACAGATACTATCGGACACAGGGCCATTGGAGTTGTATATAATCCTGAATATGAACAGTATGGTAATTATGTTCCCACTAAAATTTCTCTAAGGTATGACAGCTTTGTTTTTATAGAGAAAACGAATAGCTTAAAGCCGCTTAATATGCCTGTAAGAACACTTTAA